A section of the Candidatus Rokuibacteriota bacterium genome encodes:
- a CDS encoding DUF2723 domain-containing protein — protein MIRRLRAALARRLDASWTATAGAWGRHGDLGLALGLALATLLSRWPYRARMLYNWDAVQFALALREFDIAKHQPHPPGYLLYVGLGRLANATLGDATQAYVALAMLFSAATTFTVYWLARTLYDRFTATAAAALLAGSPLFWFYGSVGLTYAGEAFGASLVALLAYRALSGRPLCLYAGALVLGLVGGMRQSVLVLLFPLWAGCALVGVRSARRLLAAGAVLTGTVLAWLLPLVWLSGGWRAYLAASAQLYGSVVLATSVLGGDLDTTLRQTRHVLESVAVALGPLGLAVLALPYYARRCGWHAREWFLLAWVAPPAAFYTLVHFGQAGYVLTFLPALVVLLSRVLDECVAAWSERLRRPQWRLALALLALAPLLLINTGFFVSARPVPRAFEHRTGEAWMWRARDEAHDWIMSRTAAALREHEAVIRTYVETIRAVYDPSDTALLTELGNPRSYPWLRHAMFYMPEYEIYQVSLGGEPLGFYAPQSSATMILSPGTTIAVPRRIKQLVWFVDHWDPSRPRPRGLVEISLPYGRFLYVLPLGRKPVEHAGYTFIPGRK, from the coding sequence GTGATCCGCCGCCTGCGGGCGGCGCTTGCGCGGCGCCTCGACGCTTCCTGGACTGCCACGGCCGGGGCCTGGGGCCGGCACGGCGACCTGGGGCTGGCGCTCGGGCTGGCGCTGGCCACCCTCCTCTCGCGCTGGCCGTACCGCGCGCGGATGCTCTACAACTGGGACGCGGTCCAGTTCGCGCTGGCGCTCCGGGAGTTCGACATCGCCAAGCACCAGCCCCACCCGCCGGGCTATCTCCTCTACGTCGGGCTGGGCCGGCTCGCCAACGCCACGCTCGGGGATGCCACCCAGGCCTATGTGGCGCTCGCCATGCTCTTCAGCGCGGCGACGACGTTCACGGTCTACTGGCTCGCCCGGACGCTGTACGATCGCTTCACGGCCACGGCCGCGGCCGCCCTGCTGGCGGGCAGCCCGCTCTTCTGGTTCTACGGCTCCGTGGGCCTCACCTACGCGGGCGAGGCTTTCGGCGCCTCCCTCGTGGCGCTCCTCGCCTACCGCGCCCTCTCCGGTCGCCCGCTGTGCCTCTATGCCGGGGCGCTCGTGCTGGGCCTGGTGGGTGGGATGCGCCAGTCGGTGCTCGTGCTCCTCTTCCCGCTCTGGGCCGGCTGTGCGCTCGTCGGCGTCCGCTCGGCGCGCCGGCTCCTCGCGGCCGGGGCCGTCCTGACCGGGACCGTGCTGGCGTGGCTGCTCCCGCTGGTGTGGCTCTCCGGCGGGTGGCGCGCCTACCTCGCCGCCTCCGCCCAGCTCTACGGCTCGGTGGTGCTCGCCACCTCCGTCCTGGGCGGCGACCTGGACACCACGCTCAGACAGACGCGCCACGTCCTGGAGTCGGTGGCGGTGGCCCTGGGGCCCCTGGGCCTCGCCGTCCTCGCGCTGCCCTACTACGCGCGCCGCTGCGGCTGGCACGCGCGGGAGTGGTTCCTCCTGGCGTGGGTGGCGCCTCCGGCCGCCTTCTACACGCTGGTGCACTTCGGCCAGGCCGGCTACGTGCTCACCTTCCTGCCCGCGCTCGTGGTGCTCTTGAGCCGCGTGCTGGACGAGTGCGTCGCGGCCTGGTCGGAGCGCCTCAGGCGGCCTCAGTGGCGCCTGGCCCTGGCGCTGCTGGCGCTGGCCCCGCTCCTGCTCATCAACACGGGCTTCTTCGTCAGCGCCCGGCCCGTCCCGCGTGCCTTCGAGCACCGCACCGGGGAGGCCTGGATGTGGCGCGCCCGCGACGAGGCCCACGACTGGATCATGAGCCGCACGGCGGCGGCGCTGCGCGAGCACGAGGCGGTGATCCGGACCTACGTGGAGACGATCCGCGCCGTCTATGACCCCTCGGACACCGCGCTCCTGACGGAGCTGGGGAACCCGCGCTCCTACCCGTGGCTGCGACACGCGATGTTCTATATGCCGGAGTACGAGATCTACCAGGTCTCCCTGGGCGGGGAGCCTCTCGGCTTCTACGCGCCGCAGTCCTCGGCGACCATGATCCTCTCGCCCGGCACGACCATCGCCGTCCCCCGCCGGATCAAGCAGCTCGTCTGGTTCGTGGATCACTGGGATCCTTCGCGGCCCCGGCCGAGGGGGCTCGTGGAGATCTCGCTGCCCTATGGGCGCTTCCTGTACGTGCTCCCCCTGGGCCGGAAGCCCGTGGAGCACGCCGGCTACACGTTCATCCCCGGCCGCAAGTGA
- the selB gene encoding selenocysteine-specific translation elongation factor: MKHVVVGTAGHIDHGKTSLVKALTGTDTDRLPEEKARGITIDLGFAFLEEPDGLTIEIVDVPGHERFVKNMLAGVGGIDLALLVIAADEGVMPQTREHLAICSLLHIKTGLVALTKTDMAEPDWVELVRDDVARLLEGTFLRGCPIVPVSSKTGEGLAALRAALVALAREVPPKGTDQTARLPIDRVFTVRGFGTVVTGTLTAGRLAVDERVEVYPRGLSSRVRGLQVHGHAVERAEAGQRTAVNLQGVERAAIERGDVLAPPGALLPALLLDATLELLEDAPRPLRTRDRVRFHVGTQEVMARVLLVGQPDLAQGRTAYGRFRLEKPVVALPGDRYVIRSYSPIVTIGGGTLLDVAPPRFKRKAPALLAHLELLETGTPAQVIEEHLKQAGAAGLHLADLRARTPFGPDRLRASLAELQGSGALLAVDREWYIQRDAGDRLRSETLGLLEAFHRENPLRGGISREELRSRAGNAQERVFAQLLTALEGEGVVRSERDQVRLASHAIRLSSEQQRVVEGVEAEFRRAGPAPPSPEEALGRSGVKGTEKHELFQLLVADGRLVRVKESLYFHAAALQEIQAKLVAHLRAHREIGPADMKDLLGVSRKYAIPLMEYFDAQRVTVRQGERRVLRGG, translated from the coding sequence ATGAAGCACGTCGTCGTCGGGACCGCGGGGCACATCGACCACGGCAAGACCTCGCTCGTCAAGGCGCTGACGGGCACGGACACCGACCGCCTCCCCGAGGAGAAGGCCCGCGGCATCACCATCGACCTGGGCTTCGCCTTCCTCGAGGAGCCCGACGGGCTCACCATCGAGATCGTGGACGTCCCCGGCCACGAGCGCTTCGTCAAGAACATGCTCGCCGGGGTGGGTGGCATCGACCTCGCGCTGCTGGTCATCGCCGCCGACGAGGGCGTGATGCCCCAGACCCGCGAGCACCTGGCCATCTGCTCCCTCCTGCACATCAAGACCGGGCTCGTGGCGCTCACGAAGACCGACATGGCGGAGCCCGACTGGGTCGAGCTGGTGCGCGACGACGTGGCCCGGCTCCTCGAGGGCACCTTCCTCCGGGGCTGCCCCATCGTGCCGGTGTCGTCCAAGACGGGCGAGGGCCTCGCCGCGCTGCGTGCGGCCCTCGTGGCGCTGGCGCGGGAGGTCCCGCCGAAAGGCACCGACCAGACGGCGCGGCTGCCCATCGACCGCGTCTTCACCGTCCGGGGGTTCGGCACGGTGGTGACGGGCACGCTCACGGCCGGCCGTCTCGCGGTGGACGAGCGCGTCGAGGTGTACCCGCGGGGGCTCTCGTCCCGGGTGCGTGGGCTCCAGGTGCATGGGCATGCCGTCGAGCGGGCGGAGGCGGGACAGCGCACGGCCGTGAACCTGCAGGGCGTGGAGCGCGCCGCCATCGAGCGCGGGGATGTGCTGGCGCCGCCCGGAGCGCTCCTGCCGGCGCTCCTCCTGGACGCGACGCTCGAGCTCCTGGAGGACGCGCCGCGCCCGCTCAGGACGCGCGATCGCGTCCGCTTCCACGTGGGGACCCAGGAGGTGATGGCGCGCGTGCTCCTCGTGGGGCAGCCCGACCTCGCGCAGGGGCGCACCGCCTACGGCCGCTTCCGGCTCGAGAAGCCGGTCGTCGCCCTGCCAGGAGACCGCTACGTGATCCGCAGCTACTCGCCCATCGTGACGATCGGCGGCGGCACGCTGCTCGACGTGGCGCCGCCCCGCTTCAAGCGGAAGGCCCCCGCGCTGCTGGCCCACCTCGAGCTGCTGGAGACGGGGACGCCCGCCCAGGTGATCGAGGAGCATCTCAAGCAGGCCGGCGCCGCGGGGCTCCATCTCGCCGACCTGCGCGCCCGGACGCCCTTCGGTCCCGACCGCCTGCGGGCGAGCCTCGCCGAGCTCCAGGGGTCCGGCGCCCTCCTGGCGGTGGACCGTGAGTGGTACATCCAGCGGGACGCCGGCGACCGGCTGCGCTCGGAGACGCTCGGCCTCCTCGAGGCCTTCCACCGGGAGAACCCGCTGCGCGGGGGCATCTCGCGGGAGGAGCTGCGGAGCCGGGCGGGGAATGCGCAGGAGCGGGTGTTCGCCCAGCTCCTCACGGCGCTGGAGGGGGAAGGGGTGGTGCGCAGCGAGCGCGATCAGGTGCGGCTGGCCTCGCACGCGATCCGGCTCAGCTCCGAGCAGCAGCGGGTCGTGGAAGGCGTCGAGGCCGAGTTCCGCCGCGCCGGTCCCGCGCCCCCGAGCCCCGAGGAGGCGCTCGGACGCTCCGGCGTCAAGGGGACGGAGAAGCACGAGCTCTTCCAGCTCCTCGTGGCGGATGGGCGGCTCGTACGCGTCAAGGAGTCGCTCTACTTCCACGCCGCGGCGCTCCAGGAGATCCAGGCAAAGCTCGTGGCGCACCTCAGGGCGCACCGGGAAATCGGACCAGCCGACATGAAGGACCTCCTGGGCGTGAGCCGGAAGTACGCCATCCCGCTCATGGAGTACTTCGACGCGCAGCGGGTGACGGTGCGCCAGGGCGAGCGCCGCGTCCTCCGCGGCGGGTAG
- a CDS encoding helix-turn-helix domain-containing protein has translation MRAIRGQARGQQHEEDRGDDRARPAARRLLSPDDAATYLGLGSRWAVRRLVVGGQIPVVRFAGKWRFDVRDLDAFIAAHRSPPGSDLPEAIRTPPPRGPRPGSTPRARLAPFPSRGRQFGDRSVTPRAQVLDPAGLEEGATDNQSGAPARIDSRLQASEAVVDRPRSIASGGVADDP, from the coding sequence ATGCGCGCGATTCGAGGGCAGGCCCGCGGTCAGCAGCACGAGGAGGATCGAGGTGATGACCGGGCCAGGCCGGCCGCGCGGCGTCTCCTCAGCCCGGACGATGCGGCCACCTACCTCGGGCTCGGGAGCCGCTGGGCTGTGCGGCGGCTGGTCGTGGGAGGCCAGATCCCCGTGGTGCGGTTTGCGGGGAAGTGGCGCTTCGACGTCCGGGACCTCGACGCGTTCATCGCGGCCCACAGGAGCCCGCCTGGCAGCGATCTGCCTGAGGCGATTCGGACGCCGCCGCCGCGCGGGCCCCGTCCCGGATCGACACCGCGTGCCCGTCTCGCGCCGTTCCCCTCTCGCGGGCGACAGTTTGGTGACAGATCGGTGACACCCCGTGCGCAAGTGCTTGATCCAGCGGGGCTGGAGGAGGGGGCAACGGATAATCAATCCGGTGCGCCGGCCCGGATTGATTCTCGTTTACAGGCTTCGGAGGCGGTGGTAGACAGGCCTCGCAGCATTGCTTCAGGAGGCGTCGCGGATGACCCGTAG
- a CDS encoding DUF3105 domain-containing protein → MAKGAKDTKRLDDRPRQVSSAGRRQRRWIIGIAAAVIVAAGVGYFGYEAGANRPGVEMPDQGNLHIQTGSEPHVPYNSDPPTSGPHLPYLAPWGVHTEPVAKELQVHNLEDGGVMVQYSCPQGCPELVEKLSAVVSQYPDKVILAPYPGLKTRIALTAWRRIDAFEDFDAARIHRFIKAYRGIDHHRG, encoded by the coding sequence ATGGCAAAGGGGGCAAAGGACACGAAGCGCCTCGACGATCGGCCCCGTCAGGTCTCGAGCGCCGGGCGGCGGCAGCGGCGCTGGATCATCGGCATCGCGGCAGCCGTGATCGTGGCGGCGGGCGTGGGGTACTTCGGCTACGAGGCGGGGGCCAATCGCCCGGGCGTGGAGATGCCGGATCAAGGCAATCTCCACATCCAGACAGGGAGCGAGCCCCACGTGCCCTACAACTCCGATCCGCCGACCTCGGGCCCGCACCTGCCCTACCTCGCGCCGTGGGGCGTCCACACCGAGCCCGTCGCGAAGGAGCTCCAGGTGCACAACCTCGAGGATGGCGGCGTCATGGTCCAGTACAGCTGCCCGCAGGGGTGCCCGGAGCTGGTGGAGAAGCTCAGCGCCGTCGTCTCGCAGTACCCCGACAAGGTGATTCTCGCGCCCTACCCGGGCCTGAAGACCCGCATCGCGCTGACGGCGTGGAGGCGGATCGACGCCTTCGAGGACTTCGACGCGGCGCGCATCCACCGTTTCATCAAGGCGTATCGCGGGATTGATCACCACCGGGGGTAG
- a CDS encoding ROK family protein, whose protein sequence is MPADRYVVGIDLGGSKLRGGLLSETGQLAGRIETQTEAWKGPAGVLANLKRVIAQLLDSTDRSRVTGIGIAAAGMIHPKTHAVVYAPNLEWREVPVRDEIESAFGLPTYVENDVRAAAWGEYRFGAGRGVQSLIAVFVGTGVGSGAVMDGLLLRGFTNAAGEIGHTQVVMDGLPCPCGQRGCVEAYASGSGFARRLQSALAGGTATSLAEETGRDPSRLTAALVARAAAAGDPFASELWQDAEHYLGMALANYVTLLNPELLVLGGGVMTAVPALAESLARQVRARTTVMSRDLRVVRAGLGDSAGIFGAADRVWVQG, encoded by the coding sequence GTGCCCGCCGACCGCTACGTCGTCGGAATTGACCTCGGCGGGAGCAAACTGCGTGGCGGGCTCCTCTCGGAAACCGGTCAGCTCGCCGGCCGCATCGAGACACAGACGGAGGCCTGGAAGGGCCCGGCCGGCGTTCTCGCCAACCTCAAGCGCGTCATCGCCCAGCTGCTGGATTCCACCGACCGCTCCCGCGTGACGGGCATCGGCATCGCCGCCGCGGGCATGATCCACCCCAAGACCCACGCCGTCGTCTACGCGCCCAACCTCGAGTGGCGGGAGGTGCCGGTGCGCGACGAGATCGAGTCCGCCTTCGGCCTGCCGACCTACGTGGAGAACGACGTGCGCGCCGCCGCCTGGGGGGAATACCGCTTCGGCGCGGGCCGTGGCGTGCAGAGCCTGATCGCGGTCTTCGTCGGCACCGGCGTGGGCTCGGGCGCCGTGATGGATGGTCTCCTCCTGCGCGGGTTCACCAACGCCGCGGGGGAGATCGGCCACACGCAGGTCGTGATGGATGGCCTGCCCTGCCCCTGCGGCCAGCGGGGCTGCGTGGAGGCCTACGCCTCGGGCTCGGGCTTCGCGCGGCGACTCCAGTCGGCACTGGCGGGCGGGACGGCGACGTCCCTGGCCGAGGAGACCGGGCGCGATCCGTCCCGGCTCACCGCGGCGCTGGTGGCGCGGGCCGCCGCGGCGGGCGATCCCTTCGCGAGCGAGCTCTGGCAGGACGCCGAGCACTACCTCGGCATGGCGCTCGCCAACTACGTCACGCTGCTGAACCCGGAGCTGCTCGTCCTCGGCGGGGGCGTCATGACCGCGGTGCCCGCGCTGGCCGAGTCCCTCGCCCGGCAGGTGCGGGCCCGGACGACCGTCATGTCTCGGGACCTGCGTGTGGTGCGGGCGGGACTCGGCGACTCGGCGGGGATCTTCGGAGCCGCCGACCGCGTCTGGGTGCAGGGGTGA
- a CDS encoding tyrosine-type recombinase/integrase — protein sequence MTRRARKGSGHLYRRSRVWWIKWTDATGKAHFRSSGTADRAVAATMLREQVAHRDRGMPVLPDPRRLFIETLLDNLMTEYRANGRRSIDRVDLSRRHLLHYFRGHSAASVTGADIPRYADRRLNEKASPATINRELAALRRAFSLAVRQGLLLVAPSIPALREDNVRTGFFEPEQFAAVCGRLGEVEADIARFCYHTGWRSRSEVYPLTWAQVDWAGGLIRLEPGTTKNRDGRSFPITPALRTVLERRLDFTRRCERSQGRIIPWVFHRKGQPVKTMAKSWQTACTNAGVPGRFLHDLRRTAVRNLERAGVSRSVAMKMTGHKTESVYRRYAIVSESDLREAGAKLAALGPHVGQMRS from the coding sequence ATGACCCGTAGAGCGAGAAAAGGGTCGGGGCATCTCTACCGCCGGAGCCGCGTCTGGTGGATCAAGTGGACCGACGCCACCGGCAAGGCCCACTTCCGTTCCTCCGGGACCGCGGATCGCGCCGTCGCGGCCACGATGCTCCGCGAGCAGGTCGCCCACAGGGACCGAGGCATGCCCGTCCTGCCCGACCCTCGCCGCCTCTTCATCGAGACGCTGCTCGACAACCTCATGACGGAGTACCGCGCCAATGGCCGGCGCAGCATCGACCGCGTGGACCTCTCCCGGCGGCACCTGCTCCATTACTTCCGTGGGCACTCCGCGGCGAGCGTCACGGGCGCCGACATTCCTCGGTACGCGGACCGTCGACTGAACGAGAAGGCTTCGCCGGCGACCATCAACCGCGAGCTCGCGGCCTTGCGCCGCGCCTTCAGCCTGGCCGTGCGCCAGGGGTTGCTCCTCGTGGCCCCGTCGATTCCGGCGCTGCGCGAGGACAACGTGCGCACCGGGTTCTTCGAGCCCGAGCAGTTCGCCGCCGTCTGCGGCCGCCTGGGCGAGGTGGAGGCCGACATCGCCCGGTTCTGCTACCACACCGGCTGGCGGAGCAGGTCCGAGGTCTATCCGCTGACCTGGGCCCAGGTGGACTGGGCTGGCGGGTTGATCCGTCTCGAGCCGGGGACCACGAAGAACCGCGACGGGCGCTCGTTCCCGATCACGCCGGCCCTGCGCACTGTGCTCGAGCGGCGGCTGGACTTCACGCGGCGGTGCGAGCGCTCGCAGGGCCGGATCATCCCGTGGGTTTTCCACCGGAAGGGCCAGCCGGTCAAGACGATGGCGAAGTCGTGGCAGACGGCATGCACGAACGCGGGCGTGCCCGGCCGCTTCCTCCATGACCTCCGGCGCACCGCGGTCCGGAACCTGGAGCGCGCCGGGGTCTCGCGGTCCGTCGCCATGAAGATGACCGGGCACAAGACCGAGTCGGTGTACCGCCGCTACGCGATCGTGAGCGAGAGCGATCTCCGCGAGGCCGGGGCGAAGCTCGCGGCGCTAGGCCCACACGTGGGCCAGATGAGGTCGTAA
- a CDS encoding L-seryl-tRNA(Sec) selenium transferase: protein MPREDEGKSGPRLREALRRLPSVDAILGALGSEHAIRGIPRRRVTEAVREALARERRRLLGAGEAPGETADALEIGRRVVAELTRAGAFSLAPLINATGVVLHTNLGRALLSPLAQERLLGVAAAYSNLEMDIATKERGSRYAHVAGLLRRLTGAEASLVVNNNAAAVLLALESLARGKEVIVSRGELIEIGGEFRIPDIMRRSGAVLREVGTTNRTHLKDYVNAMGPETGLILKVHTSNYRVVGFTAAVSSRELVELGRARGIPVMEDLGSGCLVDLRPHGFPWEPTVPEVVASGVDLVSFSGDKLLGGPQAGILVGRADLIDRLAQNPVNRALRIDKFTIAALEATLYAYEAGTALATIPTLRMLTEPLAAIRRRARGLLRRLPAEVQRALGAEVVEARSQVGGGALPTVELPTAALALGTAARPARALDEALRAARPPVLGRLLDDRLLLDCRTVLPADIPALARAVSSL from the coding sequence TTGCCGCGGGAGGATGAGGGGAAGAGCGGCCCCCGCCTCAGGGAGGCGCTCCGGAGACTCCCGTCGGTGGACGCCATCCTCGGGGCGCTCGGGTCGGAGCACGCCATCCGCGGTATCCCGCGCCGGCGCGTGACGGAGGCGGTGCGTGAGGCGCTGGCCCGGGAGCGGCGGCGGCTGCTCGGGGCGGGGGAGGCCCCGGGGGAGACCGCCGACGCGCTCGAGATCGGCCGTCGCGTGGTCGCCGAGCTCACGCGGGCAGGCGCCTTCTCGCTCGCCCCGCTGATCAACGCCACGGGCGTCGTGCTCCACACCAACCTGGGGCGCGCGCTCCTGTCGCCGCTGGCCCAGGAGCGGCTCCTGGGCGTGGCCGCCGCCTACTCCAATCTCGAGATGGACATCGCCACGAAGGAGCGCGGCTCGCGCTATGCCCACGTGGCGGGGCTGCTGCGCCGGCTCACGGGCGCGGAGGCCTCGCTCGTCGTCAACAACAACGCCGCGGCGGTGCTCCTCGCGCTGGAGAGCCTGGCGCGCGGCAAGGAGGTGATCGTCTCCCGTGGCGAGCTCATCGAGATCGGCGGCGAGTTCCGCATCCCCGACATCATGCGCCGCTCCGGGGCCGTGCTGCGGGAGGTGGGCACGACGAACCGCACCCACCTCAAGGACTATGTCAATGCAATGGGCCCGGAGACGGGCCTCATCCTGAAGGTGCACACCTCCAACTACCGGGTGGTGGGCTTCACCGCCGCCGTGTCGTCGCGGGAGCTGGTGGAGCTGGGCCGCGCCCGCGGCATCCCCGTCATGGAGGACCTGGGCTCGGGGTGCCTGGTTGACCTGAGGCCCCACGGGTTCCCCTGGGAGCCCACGGTGCCCGAGGTGGTCGCCTCCGGCGTGGACCTGGTCTCCTTCTCCGGGGACAAGCTCCTCGGCGGGCCCCAGGCGGGGATCCTGGTTGGGCGCGCCGATCTCATCGACCGGCTCGCCCAGAACCCGGTGAACCGCGCGCTCCGCATCGACAAGTTCACGATCGCGGCGCTGGAGGCGACGCTCTACGCCTACGAGGCGGGCACGGCGCTGGCGACGATCCCCACCCTTCGCATGCTGACCGAGCCCTTGGCCGCGATCCGCCGGCGGGCCCGGGGGCTCCTCCGCCGCCTCCCCGCCGAGGTGCAGCGGGCCCTCGGCGCCGAGGTCGTCGAGGCGCGTTCCCAGGTGGGCGGGGGGGCCCTGCCGACGGTGGAGCTGCCGACGGCGGCGCTGGCGCTGGGCACGGCCGCCCGCCCGGCCCGAGCGCTCGACGAGGCCCTTCGCGCGGCGCGGCCGCCCGTGCTCGGGCGGCTGCTGGACGACCGGCTGCTGCTGGACTGCCGCACCGTCCTGCCGGCGGACATCCCCGCGCTGGCCCGTGCCGTTTCCTCCTTGTAG
- a CDS encoding clan AA aspartic protease has translation MRPPMLAALAWLIVLAGLAPAAGAQTYRWTDERGQAHYGQGLDSVPERYRAAARRLSLPALPPESSPASPAAPAGAAQIRFTPGQPIWVSAWINNAGSAQLMLDTGASVTTISPRVLEQLGVSSRSALRGSIKGVTGVADALFVLLDSIEVSGARAGPIRVVSHDSELGQGDGLLGRDFLDRFTVNIDNAAGIVTLTPR, from the coding sequence ATGAGGCCGCCCATGCTCGCGGCGCTGGCCTGGCTCATCGTCCTCGCCGGCTTGGCGCCCGCCGCAGGGGCCCAGACGTACCGCTGGACCGACGAGCGCGGCCAGGCGCATTACGGCCAGGGGCTCGACAGCGTGCCCGAGCGATATCGCGCCGCCGCCCGCCGGCTCAGCCTGCCGGCGCTGCCGCCCGAGTCCAGCCCGGCCTCGCCCGCCGCGCCCGCCGGCGCCGCGCAGATCCGCTTCACCCCGGGGCAGCCGATCTGGGTGAGCGCGTGGATCAACAATGCGGGAAGCGCGCAGCTCATGCTCGACACGGGCGCCTCCGTGACGACCATCAGCCCGCGGGTGCTCGAGCAGCTCGGCGTCAGCAGCCGGAGCGCGCTCCGCGGCTCCATCAAGGGCGTGACGGGCGTCGCCGACGCCCTCTTCGTCCTGCTGGACAGCATCGAGGTCTCGGGGGCACGGGCAGGCCCGATCCGCGTGGTCTCCCACGACTCGGAGCTGGGGCAGGGCGACGGACTCCTCGGGCGAGACTTCCTCGACCGGTTCACGGTCAACATCGACAATGCGGCGGGGATCGTCACGCTGACGCCCCGGTAG
- a CDS encoding aspartyl protease family protein, translating to MTRRALLTLTLTLVLCTTGAPPAGAQLYRWTNEHGEVHFTQGLESVPERHRPGAKFLGYPESPPPPRAEPPSPLAPAARRTTRIPFVPGSPVLVDVRINGGRSVRLILDTGASMTVIRPRALWALGVDMTGARPAEVRGVTGTSRALTVRLESVEVGMAKAGPLWVLAHDASMPQGDGLLGRDFLDRFTVTLDRQERVVILSER from the coding sequence GTGACCCGTCGAGCTCTTCTCACGTTGACGCTCACGCTCGTCCTGTGCACCACCGGTGCGCCGCCTGCTGGCGCCCAGCTCTACCGCTGGACCAATGAGCACGGCGAGGTGCACTTCACCCAGGGGCTCGAGAGCGTGCCCGAGCGCCACCGGCCCGGGGCCAAGTTCCTGGGCTACCCGGAGTCGCCGCCGCCGCCCCGGGCCGAGCCGCCATCGCCCCTGGCGCCGGCCGCCCGCCGCACTACGCGTATCCCGTTCGTGCCTGGCAGCCCGGTGCTGGTGGACGTCCGCATCAACGGTGGCCGCAGCGTCCGGCTCATCCTGGACACCGGGGCCTCGATGACGGTGATCAGGCCGCGCGCGCTGTGGGCGCTCGGGGTGGACATGACGGGGGCGCGGCCCGCCGAGGTCAGGGGCGTGACCGGCACCTCCAGAGCGCTCACGGTGCGGCTCGAGAGCGTCGAGGTGGGAATGGCCAAGGCCGGGCCGCTGTGGGTGCTGGCCCACGACGCCTCCATGCCGCAGGGTGACGGTCTCCTCGGCCGGGACTTCCTGGACCGCTTCACGGTCACGCTCGACAGGCAGGAGCGCGTCGTCATCCTGAGCGAGCGATAG
- the tatA gene encoding twin-arginine translocase TatA/TatE family subunit: MFGLGYQELLIILVIVLILFGAQRLPDLARSLGSSVKEFKKGVAEIKDDGSSAAKKDDEKKA; the protein is encoded by the coding sequence ATGTTCGGTCTGGGGTATCAAGAGCTGCTGATCATACTCGTGATTGTCCTCATCCTCTTCGGGGCGCAGCGGCTGCCGGATCTGGCGCGCTCCCTGGGGTCGAGCGTGAAGGAGTTCAAGAAGGGCGTCGCCGAGATCAAGGACGACGGCAGCTCGGCGGCCAAGAAGGACGACGAGAAGAAGGCCTGA
- a CDS encoding sigma-54-dependent Fis family transcriptional regulator: MGWARMAGPELPSFHGIIGRSAAMLALGRDIETFAPHDVPILIQGESGTGKELVARAICRVSRRRERPFKVVNCGALARELLLSQLFGHERGAFTGAVTQRRGTLALAHGGTVFLDEVGELLPEAQVALLRFLQEGTIEPLGSSQPVEVDVRIIAATHRDLEGMVAAGSFREDLYYRLRWVVFKVPPLRERREDIPLLAEHLRVAFNAQFGLTVAGFSPMTVALLDDHPWPGNVRDLEAVVARAAISRASGVIEPEDLAMPGRPAPGAKAPGRRPGRAPDGAESLTWPAQEALRMAAARGEVRRADVMQRCGVSRELARRTLVDLVRQGLLRRIGVGRGRGIHYVRLRARAARSQ; this comes from the coding sequence ATGGGGTGGGCGCGCATGGCGGGACCGGAGCTGCCCTCCTTTCACGGGATCATCGGCCGGAGCGCGGCGATGCTGGCGCTGGGCCGGGACATCGAGACGTTCGCGCCGCACGATGTACCCATTCTGATACAGGGGGAGTCGGGGACCGGGAAGGAACTGGTGGCCCGGGCCATCTGCCGCGTGAGTCGGCGGCGCGAGCGCCCGTTCAAGGTGGTCAACTGCGGCGCCCTCGCGCGCGAGCTGCTCCTGAGCCAGCTGTTTGGCCACGAGCGGGGCGCCTTCACGGGCGCGGTGACGCAGAGGCGGGGGACCCTGGCACTTGCCCACGGCGGCACGGTGTTCCTGGACGAGGTCGGGGAACTGCTGCCGGAGGCGCAGGTGGCGCTGCTCCGGTTTCTCCAGGAGGGGACGATCGAGCCGCTGGGTTCCTCCCAGCCGGTGGAAGTCGACGTTCGGATCATCGCCGCGACTCATCGGGACCTCGAGGGCATGGTCGCGGCGGGGAGCTTCCGCGAGGACCTCTACTACCGCCTCCGGTGGGTGGTCTTCAAGGTCCCGCCGCTCCGGGAGCGCCGCGAGGACATCCCCCTGCTGGCCGAGCACTTACGGGTCGCGTTCAACGCGCAGTTCGGGCTCACGGTCGCCGGGTTCAGCCCGATGACAGTGGCGCTCCTTGACGACCATCCCTGGCCAGGCAACGTGCGCGACCTCGAGGCTGTGGTGGCCCGGGCCGCGATCTCCCGGGCGAGCGGCGTGATCGAGCCTGAGGATCTCGCGATGCCCGGGCGCCCGGCCCCTGGGGCGAAGGCGCCAGGCAGGCGCCCGGGGCGCGCGCCCGACGGAGCGGAGTCCTTGACCTGGCCCGCACAGGAGGCCCTGCGGATGGCCGCTGCCCGCGGCGAAGTGCGGCGCGCCGATGTGATGCAGCGCTGTGGGGTCTCGCGGGAGCTGGCGCGGCGCACCCTCGTTGACCTCGTCCGGCAGGGCCTCCTTCGGCGTATTGGCGTCGGCCGTGGGCGCGGGATCCACTACGTCCGGCTGCGGGCTCGGGCCGCTCGCAGTCAGTGA